A stretch of the Pirellulales bacterium genome encodes the following:
- a CDS encoding von Willebrand factor type A domain-containing protein: protein MSHLDDAWIDEQLRNVPLPHELLARLGEVATLGGSPLDNRELDDALCDAALPPGMLDRLQAIGSLTDADLDDDARHVPLPRAVVPRLRGAMQWRAIQSQLARLAIAASLAFVIGGAGWLMVSGLQSGIEPPAPRSEGPKIASSDKPRLPASPIRKAIPDLSPAPRVAKQLDPQPDRRQQQPAPLRPVEHVVDLSPTSPGTDKIGALPDAIGPEPEQPLRVAEILGNSSVATQPDLRVVRGALPHGVAGTRVKGYDLLFEFNHGEHPVIRPGKNAALLESRVPIWTDTTSYELARRAAEARQTLPAGQIRAEDFLAAMDYEFPAPSGAALGIRTAAGPSPLGPPGATLVQIGVQAGKLMRRTDSGTHLTLVVDVSAAVASGQRWDVIRRALAGLVEQLGSHDRLSIVLFNERPILLVRRADRAELRAALPALETISPSGLANLSAELEMATTISRDVPAPAIARQEPAPAAPGSAVAKPAARLLLLTDGIGWIDPNALPRTKQLLEQTVAAGVDWEVVDVRPDEVADPRLDALAKIGDGSGPQMVRHAQSGRAIAAELREALTGQRDVVARSVGMTVTFNPDAVESYRLIGHDSSIAGGLISGPLVADLHAGDAATALYEVELKPDGADSVATVDVSWQEPGNENVHHLKQSIGRLQFAPSWTETPLSLQLAALAAKTAEILRSSYFVPTGPRPLDQVAELADRANDALRSRDSFRQLRALIDAARAPRSPVR, encoded by the coding sequence ATGTCTCACCTTGACGACGCCTGGATCGACGAGCAGTTGCGCAACGTGCCGTTGCCGCATGAGCTATTGGCGCGACTCGGTGAGGTCGCCACGCTCGGCGGCAGCCCATTGGATAATCGTGAACTGGACGATGCGCTTTGCGACGCGGCGCTGCCGCCGGGGATGCTTGATCGCTTGCAGGCGATTGGATCGCTCACCGACGCCGACCTGGACGACGACGCGCGCCATGTGCCGCTGCCGCGGGCAGTGGTTCCGCGGCTGCGCGGCGCTATGCAGTGGCGGGCGATCCAGAGCCAGCTTGCGCGATTAGCGATTGCCGCTTCGCTCGCATTTGTGATCGGAGGGGCCGGCTGGTTGATGGTGAGCGGGTTGCAATCCGGCATCGAACCTCCGGCGCCGCGATCCGAGGGGCCAAAAATCGCTTCGAGCGACAAGCCTCGTCTTCCGGCGTCCCCCATCCGCAAGGCGATTCCGGATTTAAGCCCTGCGCCGCGAGTCGCGAAGCAGCTTGACCCGCAGCCGGATCGTCGGCAGCAGCAGCCGGCGCCGCTTCGCCCGGTCGAACACGTGGTTGACCTTTCGCCGACTTCTCCGGGTACGGACAAAATCGGCGCATTGCCTGACGCGATTGGACCGGAGCCCGAGCAGCCGCTCCGCGTTGCCGAAATCTTGGGGAACAGCTCGGTGGCGACTCAGCCCGACTTGCGCGTGGTGCGCGGCGCTCTGCCGCATGGCGTAGCCGGCACGCGCGTCAAGGGATACGACCTGTTGTTCGAGTTCAACCACGGCGAGCATCCGGTGATTCGTCCCGGCAAGAACGCAGCGCTATTGGAGAGCCGAGTGCCGATCTGGACCGACACGACGAGTTACGAGCTGGCTCGTCGAGCTGCCGAGGCGCGGCAGACGTTGCCCGCCGGGCAGATTCGTGCCGAAGATTTTCTGGCCGCAATGGACTACGAGTTTCCCGCTCCGAGCGGCGCCGCGCTGGGGATTCGCACGGCGGCCGGCCCGTCACCTTTGGGACCGCCTGGCGCGACGCTCGTCCAAATCGGCGTGCAAGCTGGAAAGCTTATGCGCCGGACGGATTCCGGCACTCATCTGACTCTGGTCGTTGACGTTTCCGCCGCGGTCGCCAGTGGCCAGCGCTGGGATGTGATTCGCCGAGCGCTCGCCGGTCTGGTCGAGCAACTCGGTTCCCACGATCGGCTTTCGATCGTGCTGTTCAATGAACGGCCGATCCTGTTGGTCCGGCGAGCTGATCGTGCCGAGCTGCGCGCCGCCTTGCCGGCCCTCGAGACGATTTCACCGAGCGGGCTGGCCAATTTGAGCGCCGAATTGGAGATGGCGACGACAATTTCGCGGGACGTACCCGCGCCGGCAATAGCGCGGCAAGAACCGGCGCCGGCGGCGCCTGGCTCTGCCGTGGCGAAACCCGCCGCCAGGCTGCTGCTTCTCACCGACGGGATCGGTTGGATTGATCCGAACGCGCTGCCGCGGACAAAGCAACTGCTCGAGCAGACCGTGGCGGCCGGCGTTGACTGGGAGGTGGTCGACGTGCGGCCGGACGAGGTTGCCGATCCTCGCTTGGATGCGTTGGCAAAAATCGGAGATGGCTCCGGTCCTCAGATGGTTCGCCATGCCCAATCCGGCCGGGCGATCGCCGCCGAGCTGCGCGAAGCCCTGACCGGCCAACGCGATGTAGTCGCTCGCAGCGTTGGCATGACGGTTACATTCAATCCCGACGCCGTCGAGAGCTACCGGCTCATCGGACATGATTCATCGATCGCCGGAGGCTTGATTTCCGGCCCCCTCGTGGCGGACCTCCATGCCGGCGATGCGGCCACGGCGCTGTACGAAGTGGAACTCAAGCCGGACGGGGCGGATTCGGTTGCCACCGTCGATGTTTCGTGGCAGGAGCCGGGCAATGAGAATGTGCATCACCTCAAGCAGTCGATCGGCCGGCTGCAATTCGCTCCGTCTTGGACAGAAACTCCGCTTTCGTTGCAACTGGCCGCGCTGGCCGCCAAGACGGCAGAGATTCTCCGCTCCTCCTATTTCGTCCCGACCGGACCACGTCCGCTCGACCAAGTCGCCGAATTGGCGGATCGAGCGAACGACGCGCTCCGGAGCCGCGATAGCTTCCGTCAACTGCGAGCGCTGATCGACGCGGCCCGCGCCCCGCGCTCACCCGTGCGCTAA
- a CDS encoding HNH endonuclease signature motif containing protein has product MSIVLQRRLELSVNNYILHPEHARAYWANISGGRLDEYLGRCGEAFNIVIVGNSGDDGDFYAIPYRVLKTALVKEYRSGDKTGRLRWVAYILHHQIKVGIGPSIDVGAFYGNHAALASPGDVDPASAADGNDYAIENRKIEIEQRQKQSLFRKRVMQNFGSKCCVSNIKEKELLVASHIVPWASRIDSRLDPANGLLFYCPYDRLFDRGFISLDDSLRVVITPGLAECSKSLRAILEGLSGRQARQPAKWPIRLDYLAYHRSQVLLKGRQAVENKVQEPPLVE; this is encoded by the coding sequence ATGAGTATCGTCCTCCAGCGCAGACTAGAACTCTCGGTTAACAACTACATCCTTCACCCCGAACATGCCCGCGCCTATTGGGCCAATATCTCAGGGGGGCGATTGGACGAGTATCTCGGTCGATGCGGAGAAGCGTTCAATATCGTGATTGTCGGGAATTCTGGTGACGACGGCGACTTCTACGCGATTCCATACCGAGTATTGAAGACTGCATTAGTGAAAGAGTACCGTAGCGGAGACAAAACCGGTCGGTTGCGCTGGGTGGCGTACATTCTACATCATCAAATAAAAGTTGGGATTGGCCCATCGATCGACGTTGGAGCGTTCTATGGCAACCACGCGGCCTTAGCAAGCCCGGGTGACGTCGATCCAGCCTCCGCGGCCGATGGGAACGACTACGCGATCGAGAACCGAAAGATAGAGATCGAGCAACGGCAGAAGCAGTCGTTGTTCCGCAAGCGGGTCATGCAGAACTTCGGGAGCAAATGCTGCGTCTCCAACATCAAAGAGAAAGAATTGCTCGTTGCCAGCCACATCGTTCCGTGGGCAAGCCGGATCGACAGCCGGCTTGATCCAGCCAATGGCTTGCTCTTCTACTGCCCCTACGACCGCCTCTTCGATAGGGGATTCATTTCGCTCGACGACAGTCTTCGGGTGGTCATAACACCGGGTCTGGCCGAGTGCAGTAAATCGCTTCGCGCGATCCTTGAGGGATTGTCAGGACGACAGGCGCGTCAGCCGGCAAAGTGGCCAATCAGGCTCGACTACTTGGCGTACCACCGGAGTCAAGTCTTGCTCAAGGGTCGTCAAGCAGTCGAGAACAAGGTTCAAGAGCCGCCACTCGTTGAGTAG
- a CDS encoding AAA family ATPase — translation MAQSTFTSPANPAAPERVRDAAPRASELSDNKLEALLGRLRNLTGDGAAAGQSAAPDSPLAAVARQATEFCPSEPASLKETGIGEAEVSALVLKYLLKSNGASGRAVAAQMRLPFHMIHAILGQMKIDRRIVYKTSIDPGDFLCELTTAGTEHARRAVENCTYCGSVPVPLADYIAGVEAQSICLQRPELADVQRALGDLSVTRQLVSRIAQAIRAGRGMFLYGAPGNGKTSVAERITRAFGQQIWIPRAISVDGEIIKLFDPCCHEELPLEAGSPPKFDARWIRIRRPTVVAGGELTMDRLEAQLNKVSGICEAPIQMKSNCGTLVIDDFGRQRMAISELLNRWIVPLEKRFDYINLPSGRAVQIPFDQLIVFSTNLEPRSLVDEAFLRRIPYKIDFADPSEVEFRALFDAAAAALGFAPNSEAVSYLIEKHYRAVKRPFRYCQPRDLLKQVRYYCEVHRLPSQLTPEAFDAAVANYFSVL, via the coding sequence ATGGCGCAATCGACGTTCACATCACCGGCAAATCCCGCGGCGCCCGAGCGAGTCCGAGACGCGGCGCCCCGCGCCAGCGAGCTTTCCGACAACAAGCTCGAAGCGCTGCTGGGCCGATTGCGGAACCTGACAGGCGATGGGGCGGCCGCGGGTCAAAGCGCGGCGCCGGACTCCCCGCTGGCCGCCGTCGCGCGGCAAGCGACGGAGTTCTGTCCCTCCGAGCCGGCCTCGCTCAAGGAAACCGGCATCGGCGAAGCAGAAGTGTCGGCTCTCGTGCTCAAGTATCTGCTCAAGAGTAATGGAGCGAGCGGGCGGGCCGTTGCCGCACAGATGCGCCTGCCGTTTCACATGATCCATGCGATCCTGGGTCAGATGAAGATCGACCGGCGGATCGTGTATAAGACGTCGATTGATCCCGGCGACTTTCTCTGCGAGTTGACCACCGCCGGTACGGAGCACGCGCGGCGCGCCGTCGAGAATTGCACCTATTGCGGCTCGGTTCCCGTGCCCCTTGCCGATTACATCGCGGGAGTCGAGGCGCAATCGATCTGCTTGCAACGCCCGGAGCTGGCCGACGTTCAACGAGCGCTCGGCGACTTGTCGGTCACACGGCAACTAGTCAGCCGAATTGCGCAGGCGATCCGGGCCGGGCGCGGCATGTTTCTGTATGGCGCTCCAGGCAACGGCAAGACCAGCGTCGCCGAGCGGATCACGAGGGCGTTTGGGCAACAGATTTGGATTCCGCGGGCCATCAGCGTGGATGGCGAGATCATCAAGCTCTTCGACCCTTGTTGCCACGAAGAATTGCCGTTGGAAGCGGGCTCGCCTCCGAAATTCGACGCGCGCTGGATTCGCATTCGCCGCCCAACGGTCGTGGCCGGCGGCGAGTTGACAATGGACCGGCTCGAGGCGCAGCTCAACAAGGTCAGCGGCATCTGCGAAGCGCCGATCCAGATGAAGAGCAATTGCGGCACGCTGGTGATCGACGATTTCGGCCGGCAACGGATGGCGATCAGCGAATTGCTGAACCGCTGGATCGTGCCCTTGGAAAAGCGCTTCGATTACATCAATCTGCCCAGCGGCCGCGCGGTGCAAATACCATTCGATCAGTTGATCGTGTTTTCGACCAACCTCGAGCCTCGATCCCTGGTGGACGAGGCGTTTCTCCGCCGGATTCCCTATAAGATCGACTTTGCGGACCCGTCGGAGGTGGAGTTTCGGGCGCTGTTCGACGCGGCAGCCGCTGCGCTGGGTTTCGCGCCGAACAGCGAAGCCGTCTCCTACCTGATCGAAAAACATTATCGGGCCGTCAAGCGTCCGTTCCGTTATTGCCAGCCGCGCGATTTGCTGAAACAAGTCCGCTACTACTGCGAAGTGCATCGTTTGCCGTCGCAATTGACGCCCGAGGCGTTCGACGCGGCGGTGGCGAATTATTTCTCGGTTCTCTGA
- a CDS encoding cellulase family glycosylhydrolase, which translates to MDRIALSKDGHGFILIPSGKPFRPWGLNYGHDGRLIEDFWESDWKTLESDFAEMKALGANAVRVHLQLGKFMDTADRPNEKALALLAKLLDLSERVDLYLDLTGLACYRKADVPAWYDALSDEGRWSVQQRFWEAIADRCRMSPAVFCYDFINEPFVPGGRRKSGDWYSGQPLGGYDFVQFIALDPRGTPREDLARQWTGAMAKATRARDPSRLVTVGMLPWTPTWGFLSGFVPERIAPEVDFISVHVYPEKGKVDEAVQTLKKFAVGKPLVVEETFPLACGIDELENFIKRADFAAGWLGHYDGQPPAELKQLRAAGKLSISQSLWLDWLELFQKLGARERNR; encoded by the coding sequence ATGGATCGCATTGCCCTGAGCAAGGACGGGCATGGCTTCATTCTGATTCCCTCCGGCAAGCCGTTCCGCCCCTGGGGCTTGAACTACGGCCACGACGGGCGGCTCATCGAGGATTTCTGGGAGAGTGACTGGAAGACGCTCGAGAGCGATTTCGCCGAGATGAAAGCGCTCGGCGCGAACGCGGTGCGAGTCCACCTCCAGCTCGGCAAGTTCATGGACACCGCCGACCGTCCCAATGAAAAAGCGTTGGCCCTATTGGCGAAGCTGCTCGACTTGTCCGAGCGGGTTGATCTCTATCTCGACCTGACCGGATTGGCCTGCTACCGCAAGGCCGACGTGCCCGCCTGGTACGACGCGCTCTCCGACGAAGGCCGATGGTCAGTCCAGCAACGGTTCTGGGAAGCAATCGCGGATCGGTGCCGCATGAGCCCGGCCGTTTTCTGCTACGACTTTATCAACGAGCCCTTCGTGCCCGGCGGCCGGCGAAAGTCGGGCGACTGGTACAGCGGCCAGCCGTTGGGGGGCTACGACTTCGTGCAGTTCATCGCGCTCGATCCGCGCGGCACGCCGCGCGAGGATCTCGCCCGCCAATGGACGGGAGCGATGGCCAAGGCGACGCGAGCCCGCGACCCGTCGCGGCTGGTTACAGTCGGCATGCTGCCCTGGACGCCAACGTGGGGCTTTTTGTCTGGATTCGTACCGGAAAGGATCGCCCCCGAAGTGGATTTCATCTCGGTCCACGTCTATCCGGAGAAGGGCAAGGTCGATGAGGCGGTCCAAACGCTCAAAAAGTTCGCCGTCGGCAAGCCGTTGGTCGTCGAAGAGACATTTCCACTCGCCTGCGGCATCGATGAGCTGGAAAACTTCATCAAACGCGCAGATTTCGCCGCAGGCTGGCTAGGCCACTACGACGGCCAACCCCCCGCCGAGTTGAAGCAGCTCCGCGCCGCCGGAAAACTTTCGATCTCGCAATCGCTCTGGCTCGACTGGCTGGAGCTGTTCCAAAAGCTCGGAGCGAGAGAGCGAAACCGATGA
- a CDS encoding serine/threonine-protein kinase has translation MEPAEVDEAVRRRFEAAWIAHRPISIQECLPAAGSPAWLATLEELVLIELEFGWKSKRIGGPIVEDYLACFPELRKPEILLRLVEQEFAVRQAHGDRPSREPYRKRFPTVILTGDELRGGKPLPLDSAPLGLAEATERNAATGLPMSPPAVSVRSPSAADANLLFAVIAFQMEYLDTGQFAAACRAWGTGKSRLLADLLVERGWITMQAQEELAGVVERKLKRCGGDPHAALGAAADDAVRDAMRSIDEPRVQELLASLIPAAGHVMLETIAHQPPERSRYTLTRLHAEGGLGRVWIARDGDLNRDVALKELKSSPADHPEAWRRFLKEAQVTGQLEHPNIVPVYELGRRGEDNQPFYTMRFVRGQTLREAAADFHRGRRDGKEDPVEWLRLLQVFVSICNAVSYAHSRGAIHRDLKPENVILGDFGEVLVLDWGLAKTSDSKDESLPPIDVSKTAASFRTTVSGRILGTPAYMAPEQAEGRIDLVDDRTDVYGLGAILFEILTGRPPHLRGDTTDIIRQIVRDPTPLPRSVNPAVPRSLEAICVHAMARQRTQRYPAAEELARDVQRYLADEPVSVYRESQVARIGRFVRRHRTKVAVAAAMTLVTLISSGIGLFVWIESRNRAMQETEARMGRLKTSVVADQTLALNELKQGNYAPVDDLLDRAANRMANKPDVDARPEMVELRNQITAQHERLHKISQFYKLVNEAQRLEFFEYDDRAEDTCTAAIDLFGALDDPNWWEHLPADDLAVAQHDRLQEEVFRQLLFLAALRAKRGLIHLDDPQNSAAYRSALVAIDAANRWKLSESARLLAVYCRLRLGLGEIAKLGQSKPIEPTCAADYYFLGILYYWVSQMQDDAASVFLKMSQPLTGVDLFDPLAQSEHLLLHAASVNSQHYWTYFWLGWNRLADKQFSGAELAFDTCIALHPSDALGYAYRGWSLVLESRATDNAGIQAKLRQRGLNDLAHARSIEPTTPEFAWLNGQALASSGQTREALQSFERAAELEPPLETWAGRRVRTEKQSELTQMFDIAKAATDKDPRNLDGWTALATAAWALGKLDDADRAARQALGLRADQPVALAVRGSVAFKRQKFDAALADFHAALDQQNKLWLAAYGLAQATESQGTPAQALGQFDAIAEIAETDWQKVEAQLGRSRIFARLNRTDEAAEALKAAQAVDPRAGKGK, from the coding sequence ATGGAACCCGCGGAAGTCGATGAAGCCGTGCGGCGGAGGTTTGAAGCGGCCTGGATCGCTCACCGCCCGATCTCGATTCAGGAGTGCCTTCCGGCGGCCGGCAGTCCCGCTTGGCTCGCAACGCTGGAAGAACTGGTGCTGATTGAGCTGGAGTTCGGCTGGAAATCTAAACGCATTGGCGGGCCGATCGTCGAGGACTATCTCGCTTGCTTTCCGGAATTGCGAAAGCCGGAGATTCTGCTGCGGCTCGTCGAGCAGGAATTCGCGGTGCGGCAGGCGCACGGCGACCGGCCGTCGCGCGAGCCGTATCGCAAGCGGTTCCCAACAGTGATCCTCACCGGCGACGAGCTGCGCGGCGGAAAGCCGCTGCCGCTGGACTCGGCGCCGCTCGGGCTCGCCGAGGCCACGGAGCGCAACGCGGCGACGGGTCTGCCGATGTCTCCTCCGGCGGTCTCCGTGCGATCCCCGAGCGCCGCTGACGCCAATCTGCTTTTCGCCGTGATCGCATTTCAGATGGAATATCTCGACACGGGCCAATTCGCGGCGGCCTGTCGGGCATGGGGCACCGGCAAATCGCGCTTGCTTGCCGATCTGCTTGTCGAGCGTGGTTGGATCACGATGCAAGCCCAGGAAGAGTTGGCTGGCGTCGTCGAGCGCAAGCTCAAGCGCTGCGGCGGCGATCCCCATGCGGCGCTCGGCGCCGCGGCCGACGACGCCGTGCGCGACGCCATGCGATCGATCGACGAACCGCGAGTGCAAGAACTGCTTGCGAGCTTGATTCCCGCGGCCGGGCACGTGATGCTGGAGACCATCGCGCATCAACCGCCGGAGCGGAGCCGCTACACCCTCACCCGCTTGCACGCCGAGGGGGGGCTGGGGCGGGTCTGGATCGCGCGCGACGGCGACCTGAACCGCGACGTGGCGCTCAAGGAACTTAAGTCCTCGCCGGCGGATCATCCCGAGGCCTGGCGACGCTTTCTCAAGGAGGCTCAGGTCACCGGCCAATTGGAGCATCCCAATATCGTGCCGGTTTACGAGCTGGGCCGCCGCGGGGAAGACAATCAGCCATTCTACACGATGCGATTCGTCCGTGGCCAAACGCTCCGCGAGGCTGCGGCCGACTTTCACCGCGGCCGCCGCGACGGAAAGGAAGACCCAGTTGAATGGTTGCGGCTGTTGCAGGTCTTCGTGAGCATCTGCAACGCCGTCTCGTATGCCCACTCGCGGGGCGCGATCCATCGCGACCTCAAGCCGGAGAATGTCATCCTCGGAGATTTCGGCGAGGTGCTGGTGCTCGATTGGGGCCTAGCCAAAACGAGCGACTCTAAGGACGAATCGTTGCCCCCCATCGATGTTTCCAAAACGGCCGCCAGCTTTCGCACGACTGTGAGCGGCCGCATTCTGGGCACTCCCGCCTACATGGCTCCCGAGCAAGCCGAAGGGCGGATCGATCTGGTCGATGACCGGACCGACGTTTACGGGCTCGGGGCGATCTTGTTCGAAATCCTCACCGGCCGCCCGCCGCACCTCCGGGGCGACACGACCGATATCATCCGGCAGATCGTGCGCGATCCGACGCCGCTGCCGCGCTCGGTCAATCCGGCGGTGCCGCGGTCGCTCGAAGCGATTTGTGTCCATGCGATGGCCCGGCAGCGAACGCAGCGCTACCCGGCGGCGGAGGAGCTGGCCCGCGACGTGCAGCGCTATCTGGCCGATGAGCCGGTCTCCGTCTATCGTGAGTCGCAAGTGGCACGGATCGGGCGGTTCGTGCGCCGCCATCGCACGAAGGTTGCCGTCGCCGCGGCGATGACGCTGGTGACGCTGATCAGTTCCGGAATCGGATTGTTTGTCTGGATCGAAAGCCGTAATCGCGCCATGCAGGAAACCGAAGCCCGGATGGGACGCCTCAAGACCAGCGTGGTGGCCGATCAAACACTGGCCTTGAACGAGTTGAAGCAGGGGAACTACGCTCCGGTCGACGATCTTTTGGACCGCGCCGCCAACCGGATGGCCAACAAGCCCGACGTGGATGCCCGGCCCGAGATGGTCGAGCTGCGCAATCAGATCACCGCGCAACACGAACGGCTACACAAGATCTCTCAGTTCTACAAGCTGGTGAACGAAGCCCAGCGGCTTGAATTCTTCGAATACGACGATCGAGCTGAGGATACTTGCACCGCGGCGATCGATCTGTTCGGCGCGCTCGACGATCCGAACTGGTGGGAGCACCTCCCGGCCGACGATTTGGCGGTGGCCCAACACGACCGCTTGCAGGAAGAAGTGTTTCGGCAATTGCTGTTCCTGGCCGCGCTGCGTGCCAAGCGCGGATTGATCCATCTCGACGATCCGCAGAACTCCGCGGCCTACCGCTCGGCCCTGGTGGCGATCGACGCGGCCAATCGGTGGAAGCTCTCGGAATCGGCCCGACTGCTCGCAGTGTATTGTCGCCTGCGACTGGGGTTGGGAGAAATCGCCAAGCTCGGCCAGTCGAAGCCGATCGAGCCTACCTGCGCCGCCGATTACTACTTCCTCGGCATCCTGTATTATTGGGTCTCGCAGATGCAGGACGACGCGGCGAGCGTGTTCCTCAAGATGTCGCAGCCGCTCACGGGGGTCGATTTGTTCGATCCGCTCGCTCAATCGGAGCACTTGCTCCTGCATGCGGCCAGCGTCAATTCCCAGCACTATTGGACCTATTTCTGGCTCGGCTGGAATCGGCTCGCCGACAAGCAATTCTCCGGCGCCGAACTGGCGTTCGACACCTGCATCGCCTTGCACCCCAGCGATGCCCTAGGCTACGCCTATCGCGGCTGGTCGCTGGTCTTGGAATCGCGGGCAACGGACAACGCCGGCATCCAAGCAAAGTTGCGGCAACGCGGTTTGAACGACCTGGCCCATGCGCGTTCGATCGAGCCGACCACCCCGGAATTCGCCTGGCTCAACGGGCAAGCGCTGGCGTCCAGCGGCCAAACGCGCGAAGCGCTTCAGTCCTTCGAGCGCGCGGCCGAACTCGAACCGCCGCTCGAGACCTGGGCCGGCCGCCGCGTCCGCACCGAAAAGCAGTCCGAATTGACGCAGATGTTCGACATCGCCAAGGCGGCCACCGATAAAGATCCGCGGAATCTTGACGGCTGGACCGCCCTGGCCACCGCCGCATGGGCATTGGGTAAGCTCGACGATGCCGACCGTGCCGCGAGGCAAGCTCTCGGACTGCGCGCCGATCAGCCGGTCGCCCTGGCCGTGCGCGGCAGCGTGGCATTCAAGCGGCAAAAGTTCGACGCCGCCTTGGCCGATTTTCACGCCGCGCTCGACCAACAGAACAAGCTCTGGCTCGCCGCCTATGGCTTGGCGCAGGCAACCGAGAGCCAAGGCACTCCGGCCCAGGCGCTCGGTCAGTTCGATGCGATTGCGGAGATCGCCGAGACCGATTGGCAAAAAGTCGAGGCCCAACTCGGCCGCTCTCGGATTTTCGCCCGCTTGAACCGCACTGACGAGGCCGCCGAGGCGCTCAAAGCCGCTCAAGCCGTCGATCCCCGCGCGGGGAAGGGCAAGTAG
- a CDS encoding sigma-70 family RNA polymerase sigma factor gives MDDRGEVAWNQMIDGLRDGTRTVVREFCDRYGKSLERLAEKHLTGGMRRRVGAEDVVQSACRTFLRRAQIGEFELADAQGLWGLLCAITLTKVREQKRYHLRQKRGLDREVHPADVSPGNGARLFDRADSEPTPAEAAEFADQFTQLVAGLDDEERQLVDLKLQQCTNEEIAERMGCSERTVRRILKRVQSALTRQLERD, from the coding sequence GTGGACGATCGAGGCGAAGTCGCCTGGAATCAAATGATCGACGGGCTGCGCGACGGCACGCGGACCGTGGTGCGCGAGTTCTGCGATCGCTATGGCAAGTCGCTCGAACGGCTGGCCGAAAAGCATCTCACCGGCGGAATGCGGCGGCGCGTGGGGGCGGAGGATGTCGTGCAATCGGCCTGCCGCACGTTCTTGCGCCGCGCCCAGATCGGCGAATTCGAGCTGGCTGACGCCCAAGGGCTATGGGGCTTGCTCTGCGCCATCACGCTCACCAAAGTCCGCGAGCAAAAGCGCTACCATTTGCGGCAAAAGCGCGGTTTGGATCGCGAAGTGCATCCGGCTGACGTGAGCCCAGGCAACGGCGCGCGGCTATTCGACCGTGCCGACAGCGAGCCGACGCCGGCGGAGGCCGCCGAATTCGCCGATCAATTCACTCAGCTTGTCGCCGGTCTCGACGATGAAGAGCGGCAATTGGTCGATCTGAAGCTACAGCAATGCACCAACGAGGAAATCGCCGAGCGGATGGGCTGCTCCGAGCGCACGGTGCGCCGAATCCTAAAACGTGTCCAGTCGGCCCTTACGCGGCAACTTGAACGCGATTGA
- a CDS encoding HD domain-containing phosphohydrolase produces the protein MCSAQSTAEPLDEVQSRGFVPIAVDTLLPSAVYDFDLYLRQSAADRLTLYRRRSYPLAQSDLDRLLQEGVRTLHVPFDDRDVYTSYLKSLLAESHRFTPQQKYKILKGAARSLLSETFSGNSLDSHVQSVDTLSQQMVESICSDDLLLRDVFFLMTHDYYSYTHVTNVSTYCLALARELGIRDRQELVTLVGGALLHDLGKRHLPPGLLNKAGKLTQPEMALMRQHPQQGFEELCLRGDLNWGQLMMVYQHHERLDGKGYPVQVGGDEMHPWAKLCAVADVFDALTSARPYRKAVAIDAALEFFERRSGVAFDAEIVRCLSSLMRQN, from the coding sequence ATGTGCTCCGCGCAATCGACCGCCGAACCGCTGGACGAAGTGCAGTCGCGCGGTTTCGTTCCGATCGCGGTGGACACGCTGCTCCCCAGCGCGGTGTACGATTTCGATTTGTACTTGCGGCAATCGGCCGCGGACCGACTGACGCTCTATCGTCGACGGAGCTATCCGCTCGCTCAAAGCGATTTGGATCGGTTGCTGCAGGAAGGCGTGCGGACTCTGCACGTCCCTTTCGACGATCGCGATGTCTATACCTCTTATTTGAAGAGCCTATTGGCGGAGTCGCATCGATTCACGCCTCAGCAGAAGTACAAGATTCTCAAGGGGGCGGCCCGTTCTCTTTTGTCGGAAACGTTTTCCGGCAATTCGCTCGATTCCCATGTGCAATCGGTCGACACTCTCAGCCAGCAGATGGTCGAATCGATCTGCAGCGACGATCTGCTGCTCCGCGACGTCTTCTTCCTGATGACGCACGACTATTACAGTTACACGCACGTAACGAACGTCAGCACCTACTGTCTGGCGCTGGCACGCGAATTGGGAATCCGCGATCGGCAAGAACTGGTCACTCTGGTCGGCGGCGCCCTGTTGCACGATCTCGGCAAGCGGCATCTGCCGCCGGGCTTATTGAACAAGGCCGGCAAGCTCACCCAGCCGGAAATGGCGCTAATGCGGCAGCATCCCCAGCAGGGCTTCGAGGAATTATGCCTCCGCGGCGACTTGAACTGGGGGCAATTGATGATGGTCTATCAACACCACGAGCGGCTCGACGGCAAAGGCTATCCCGTGCAGGTCGGCGGCGACGAGATGCATCCCTGGGCGAAGCTCTGCGCCGTGGCCGACGTGTTTGACGCGTTGACTTCGGCCCGGCCCTACCGCAAAGCGGTTGCAATCGATGCGGCGTTGGAATTTTTCGAGCGGCGCTCCGGCGTCGCGTTTGATGCGGAGATCGTTCGATGCCTGAGCAGTCTGATGCGGCAGAACTGA